One segment of Massilia sp. Se16.2.3 DNA contains the following:
- a CDS encoding DNA-binding domain-containing protein, giving the protein MPAPRAGEETPAPYVPGPALRAHAGLQASFGAALFDAGRETELAQALLGANPVELGRRIAVYRGNLHASWERALAASYPVLRELVGTAFFTAMAHAYGRAHPSQEGDLAAFGAQLARFIEAYAPLAAYPYMADMARLEWTLHRCASAPEAPVLHAVDLAATDPAALEAGRFPLHPACALVSSPWAVGTLWRAHGEGGPPFPQQMATPGYVLVTRPRWHPSVTDIDAAAHGALAALAAGATLGDALDAAFALDEAFDLGARLREWLALGVFLRSDLTPT; this is encoded by the coding sequence GTGCCGGCGCCGCGGGCAGGCGAAGAGACACCCGCGCCGTATGTGCCCGGGCCTGCACTGCGCGCTCATGCCGGCCTGCAGGCCAGCTTTGGGGCGGCCCTGTTCGACGCCGGGCGCGAAACCGAACTGGCGCAGGCCTTGCTTGGTGCCAATCCCGTCGAACTTGGGCGGCGCATCGCCGTCTACCGCGGCAACCTGCACGCCAGCTGGGAGCGCGCGCTCGCAGCAAGCTATCCGGTCCTGCGCGAACTGGTGGGGACGGCATTCTTCACGGCTATGGCGCATGCCTATGGCCGCGCGCACCCGTCGCAGGAGGGCGACCTGGCCGCTTTCGGCGCGCAGCTGGCTCGATTCATTGAAGCCTATGCGCCGCTGGCCGCCTATCCCTACATGGCGGATATGGCGCGCCTGGAATGGACGCTGCACCGCTGCGCCAGTGCCCCCGAGGCGCCGGTATTGCACGCCGTCGATCTCGCCGCCACCGACCCGGCAGCACTGGAGGCAGGCCGCTTCCCGCTGCATCCGGCCTGCGCCCTCGTTTCCAGCCCCTGGGCGGTCGGGACACTGTGGCGAGCGCATGGGGAGGGCGGTCCGCCGTTTCCGCAGCAAATGGCCACGCCGGGCTACGTCCTGGTGACGCGCCCGCGCTGGCACCCCAGCGTGACCGATATCGATGCGGCGGCACATGGGGCACTGGCGGCGCTGGCCGCCGGTGCCACCCTGGGTGATGCGCTCGACGCGGCGTTCGCACTGGACGAGGCTTTCGACCTGGGCGCACGCTTGCGCGAGTGGCTGGCGCTGGGCGTCTTCCTGCGCAGCGACCTTACTCCGACTTGA